TTGATGTTGAGGACTTCGTTGTTATGTACGACGATTTGGACATTCCTGTAGGTAAATTGCGTCTTCGCATGAAAGGTAGTGCTGGTGGACATAATGGTGTAAAGTCAACGATTTCGCACCTAGGAACACAAGAATTTCAACGTATCCGTATGGGAATCGATCGCCCGAAAAATGGAATGAAGGTAGTCGATTATGTATTAGGACGCTTTACATCTGAAGAGATTCCGGATGTTAACCATTCTATTGAAAAAGCAGCGGATGCATGTGAAGAGTGGCTAAATAAGCCTTTTCTCCAAATCATGAATACTTTCAATAGTTAAAAATGAGATTGGGAATATTTCTCTTTTGTTTTACCCATACTAGTAGTAATTGAATTTTTAGGAGGCTAGTATGGAAGGGTATTATTATTGCAGACACTGCGGAGGTAATGTAGGCTCCATTAACGCAGAAAAAGTATATAGCGACGTTTTATTTCAACTAACAGAGCAAGAAGTAGTAGAAATGATTCATTTTCATGAGAATGGAAATATATATATAAAAACGATTTGTGAATCGTGTCAAGAAACGCTCGCATCTTATCCTGAGTATTATGAGTATGAAAAATTTCTGCAATAAAATGTTGTCGCTTTGGCATGTCCAAAGCATTTTTCTGTTTTCCTTTTCCAAAATATTTGCATAAAATAGAATGACTTGCTCTTTATGTTGAGAGGAGTTTTAAAAATGATAGGTTTATTAGAGCAATTTTATAAAAATGAAGAGATACAATCGGTTATTAATGGATTAGAAGATGGGTTAAAAGAACAACTTATATCAGGGATGGCAACGTCTTCTCGTTCGTTATTAATGGCGGCTTTATATAAAAAAACAAAAAAATCACAATTAATCGTGACACATAACTTATACCAAGCACAAAAAGTACATGAAGATTTAGTGGCGTTACTTGGTGAAAAAGATGTGTGGCTATATCCAGTGAATGAACTGATAGCATCGGAAATTGGGGTTGCAAGTCCAGAATTGAAGGCGCAACGTATAGAAGTGTTAAATCGCTTGGCTGCGGGAGAGAATGGAATCATTGTAGCGCCAGTGGCAGGATTGCGTAGATTTTTACCAATAAAAGAATTGTGGAAGCAAAAGCAAGTTGAAATCAATCTAGGGCAAGAGATTGATTTAGATGCGCTCTTGCATACTTTACATCATATTGGCTATGAACGTAAGTCGATGGTAGAAGCTCCAGGGGAGTTCAGTTTGCGTGGGGGAATATTAGATATTTATCCTTTAACTGAAGAACTACCATTTCGTATTGAATTCTTTGATACAGAAGTCGATTCTATTCGATTATTTGATGTGGATGAACAGCGTTCTCAAGGTAAAAAAGAAAGCGTTAGGTTTGGTCCGGCAACAGAGTTTTTATTTTCACAGGAAGAATTAAAATCAGGAATTCAGCATCTTGAAGAAGGTTTAACTAAGACGATGCAAAAACTTTCTGATGATAAACTAAAGACTACAGTGCTTGAGACGGTAAGTCATGAAATTGAGATGTTGAAAAACGGGCAAAGTATAGAACAGATGTTTAAATACTTATCTATTTTCTATAAAGAACCTGCTAGTCTGATAGATTATTTACCAGAAGACGGTGTTGTAATTTTAGACGAGATTTCCCGTATTCAAGAAACAGCATCGCATCTTGAAACAGAAGAGGCGGAATGGTATATATCACTTCTTGGTGAAGGAACAATTATTCAAGATTTATCTTTCTCTCACCCATTCGAGGGGTTTCTTCATCATAAAAAAAGAAGTTTTGTATATTTAACGTTATTCTTGCGTCATATCGCACACACACATCCGCAAAATATTGTTAATGTAACATGTAAAACAATGCAAGATTTCCATGGACAGATGAATTTGTTAAAAACAGAAATTGATAGATGGAATGAAGGGCATTTTACGACTGTTGTACTTGGAACAGATGATGAACGTGTGAAAAAATTACAACATATTTTAAGTGATTATGATATTGAGGCAGATATTGTAGAAGGTACAGATATCTTATTGCCTGGAAGGTTACAAATTGCTGTAGGTGATTTACATGCAGGATTTGAAATGCCGATGCAAAAGCTTGTTGTCATTACTGAAAAGGAGCTTTTTCATAAGAAAGTTAAAAAATCACAACGTAAACAAAAGTTATCGAATGCTGAACGTATTAAAAGTTATTCGGAATTAAAAGTTGGAGATTATGTAGTTCACGTAAATCATGGTATAGGTAAATTTTTAGGTATTGAGACATTAGAGATTAATGGTGTTCACAAAGATTATTTAAATATTAAATATCAAGGTAATGATAAGCTATACGTTCCAATTGAACAAATTGATCAAGTCCAAAAATATGTAGGATCTGAAGGTAAGGATCCGAAAGTTTATAAATTAGGCGGTAATGATTGGAAAAAGGTTAAAACGAAAGTTGAAAAATCTGTACAAGACATTGCGGATGACCTAATTAAACTATATGCTGAGCGCGAAGCTTCAAAAGGCTATGCATATACGCCAGATACGGCAGAACAACAAGAGTTCGAATCCTCTTTCCCATATCAAGAGACAGAGGATCAGTTACGTTCTATTGACGAGATTAAAAAAGATATGGAACGCGGACGCCCGATGGATAGGCTCCTTTGTGGTGACGTAGGGTATGGAAAGACTGAAGTGGCTATTCGTGCGGCATTTAAAGCAATTATGGATGAAAAACAAGTTGCAATTTTAGTACCGACAACGATTCTTGCGCAGCAACACTATGAAACAATTCGAGAGCGTTTTCAAGATTATCCGATCAATATAGGCTTATTAAGTAGATTCCGTACGAGAAAACAACAAAATGAAACAATTAAGGGCTTAAAGGATGGAACAGTAGATATCGTAATCGGAACACATCGTATTTTATCTAAAGATGTTACGTATAAAGATTTAGGGCTTCTTATCATTGATGAAGAACAAAGATTTGGTGTAACACATAAAGAAAAAATTAAACAATTGAAGGCAAATGTTGACGTATTAACATTAACGGCAACTCCGATTCCGCGGACGCTTCATATGTCTATGCTTGGTGTGCGCGACTTATCTGTTATTGAGACACCACCAGAAAATCGTTTCCCAGTCCAAACGTATGTAGTCGAGTATAATCCAGCGTTAATGCGAGAGGCAATAGAGCGAGAGCTTGCAAGAGGTGGTCAAGTTTACTTCCTATATAACCGTGTAGAGGATATTGAAAGAAAAGCAGATGAAATTTCGATGTTAGTTCCAGATGCCCGCGTAACGTACGCACATGGGAAAATGAACGAAAGCGAATTAGAGTCTGTTATGCTATCATTTTTAGAAGGACAGCATGATGTTCTTGTAAGTACAACAATTATTGAGACGGGTGTAGATATTCCGAATGTAAATACGTTAATTGTATTTGATGCAGATCGTATGGGATTATCACAGTTGTATCAGCTTCGTGGGCGTGTTGGACGTTCTAATCGTGTTGCGTATGCATACTTTGCATATAAACGTGACAAAGTGCTGTCAGAGGTTGCAGAGAAGCGTCTACAAGCAATTAAAGAGTTCACGGAACTTGGATCTGGTTTCAAAATTGCGATGAGAGATTTATCTATTCGTGGAGCAGGTAATTTGTTAGGGGCAGAACAGCATGGATTTATTGATTCTGTCGGATTTGATCTATATTCGCAAATGTTAAAAGATGCAATTGAACAGCGTAGAGGAACAGATGGGGCTGAAAATATAGTTAATGTTGAAATTGACTTAGAGGTAGATGCATATTTACCAGATGCTTATATTTCAGATAGTAAGCAAAAAATTATGATGTATAAACAATTTAGAGGTGTTTCTGCAATTGAGGATATTGAAGAATTGCAGGAAGAAATGATCGATAGATTTGGCGATTATCCACAAGAAGTTGGTTATTTATTACAAATTGCAAATATTAAAGTGTTGGCAATGAAAGAACAAATTGAATTAATTAAGCAGAATAAATTTGAAGTAACATTCCTATTTTCTGAACAAGCAAGTCAAAATATTGATGGTGGAAAATTATTCATGCTCGGAAATAGTTTTGGACGTATGATCGGTTTAGGAATGGAAGGATCACAATTGAAAATTGTTATGAAAACAAATGACTTAGAGACATCGAAGTGGTTAACAATTGCTGAAAATTTATTAAAAGGCTTACCAGATGTAAAAAAAGAAGTAATAAATGCCTAAAATAAGATAAAAAAATACAATTCGACGTGCATAGAAGAACTAATGTGTAAAATACTATGTCTAACAGTTGGTGATTTTTACATGAACAGGTAAATTCACCACTTTGATCATCAGTAGAAAGTGAGGCAGCATTAGAATGAAAGCAACTGGAATCGTACGTCGAATTGATGATTTAGGCAGGGTAGTAATCCCGAAGGAAATTCGTAGAACTTTACGTATTCGAGAAGGAGACCCACTAGAAATATTTGTTGATCGCGATGGAGAGGTAATTTTAAAGAAATATTCTCCAATTAGTGAGCTAGGTGATTTTGCAAAAGAATATGCTGATGCTTTATATGACAGCTTAGGACATAATGTGCTTGTGTGTGATCGAGATTCTATCATCGCAGTATCAGGCGTATCGAAAAAAGAATACTTAAATAAAAGTGTTGGCGATCTAATTGAAAAAACGATGGAAGAACGAAAGTCTGTTA
This DNA window, taken from Bacillus cereus ATCC 14579, encodes the following:
- a CDS encoding anti-sigma-F factor Fin family protein; amino-acid sequence: MEGYYYCRHCGGNVGSINAEKVYSDVLFQLTEQEVVEMIHFHENGNIYIKTICESCQETLASYPEYYEYEKFLQ
- the spoVT gene encoding stage V sporulation protein T, with the translated sequence MKATGIVRRIDDLGRVVIPKEIRRTLRIREGDPLEIFVDRDGEVILKKYSPISELGDFAKEYADALYDSLGHNVLVCDRDSIIAVSGVSKKEYLNKSVGDLIEKTMEERKSVIMTDESDISIIDGVTEKVHSYTVGPIVANGDPIGAVIIFSKEAIISEIEHKAVNTAASFLAKQMEQ
- the mfd gene encoding transcription-repair coupling factor encodes the protein MIGLLEQFYKNEEIQSVINGLEDGLKEQLISGMATSSRSLLMAALYKKTKKSQLIVTHNLYQAQKVHEDLVALLGEKDVWLYPVNELIASEIGVASPELKAQRIEVLNRLAAGENGIIVAPVAGLRRFLPIKELWKQKQVEINLGQEIDLDALLHTLHHIGYERKSMVEAPGEFSLRGGILDIYPLTEELPFRIEFFDTEVDSIRLFDVDEQRSQGKKESVRFGPATEFLFSQEELKSGIQHLEEGLTKTMQKLSDDKLKTTVLETVSHEIEMLKNGQSIEQMFKYLSIFYKEPASLIDYLPEDGVVILDEISRIQETASHLETEEAEWYISLLGEGTIIQDLSFSHPFEGFLHHKKRSFVYLTLFLRHIAHTHPQNIVNVTCKTMQDFHGQMNLLKTEIDRWNEGHFTTVVLGTDDERVKKLQHILSDYDIEADIVEGTDILLPGRLQIAVGDLHAGFEMPMQKLVVITEKELFHKKVKKSQRKQKLSNAERIKSYSELKVGDYVVHVNHGIGKFLGIETLEINGVHKDYLNIKYQGNDKLYVPIEQIDQVQKYVGSEGKDPKVYKLGGNDWKKVKTKVEKSVQDIADDLIKLYAEREASKGYAYTPDTAEQQEFESSFPYQETEDQLRSIDEIKKDMERGRPMDRLLCGDVGYGKTEVAIRAAFKAIMDEKQVAILVPTTILAQQHYETIRERFQDYPINIGLLSRFRTRKQQNETIKGLKDGTVDIVIGTHRILSKDVTYKDLGLLIIDEEQRFGVTHKEKIKQLKANVDVLTLTATPIPRTLHMSMLGVRDLSVIETPPENRFPVQTYVVEYNPALMREAIERELARGGQVYFLYNRVEDIERKADEISMLVPDARVTYAHGKMNESELESVMLSFLEGQHDVLVSTTIIETGVDIPNVNTLIVFDADRMGLSQLYQLRGRVGRSNRVAYAYFAYKRDKVLSEVAEKRLQAIKEFTELGSGFKIAMRDLSIRGAGNLLGAEQHGFIDSVGFDLYSQMLKDAIEQRRGTDGAENIVNVEIDLEVDAYLPDAYISDSKQKIMMYKQFRGVSAIEDIEELQEEMIDRFGDYPQEVGYLLQIANIKVLAMKEQIELIKQNKFEVTFLFSEQASQNIDGGKLFMLGNSFGRMIGLGMEGSQLKIVMKTNDLETSKWLTIAENLLKGLPDVKKEVINA
- the pth gene encoding aminoacyl-tRNA hydrolase, with product MKLIVGLGNPGREYELTRHNIGFMAIDELAKRWNISLNEQKFKGVFGAGFVNGEKVILLKPLTYMNLSGESIRPLMDYYKIDVEDFVVMYDDLDIPVGKLRLRMKGSAGGHNGVKSTISHLGTQEFQRIRMGIDRPKNGMKVVDYVLGRFTSEEIPDVNHSIEKAADACEEWLNKPFLQIMNTFNS